One Streptosporangium sp. NBC_01495 DNA window includes the following coding sequences:
- a CDS encoding GNAT family N-acetyltransferase, producing the protein MLRTTASRVLDDNDRDEVLALLDTDPVGNVFVASRVRSVGLNPARLGGQMWGFGPRGGLTSICYAGANLVPVNAGTDAVYAFAERARKQGRRCSSIVGPADAVEVLWERLEPYWGAARAIRWAQPVMVIAEPSPVPADPLVRRVRPDEFDILLPACVAMFTEEVGVSPEAGDGGALYRSRVAELIRIGRSYARIEGGRVVFKAEIGAVTPHACQIQGVWVHPDLRGRGHAVAGMAAVVKHALDYFAPVVSLYVNDYNAPARAAYRRAGFAEVGTFMSVLF; encoded by the coding sequence ATGCTGCGCACAACGGCGTCGCGCGTGCTCGACGACAACGATCGAGACGAGGTCCTGGCGCTTCTCGACACCGACCCCGTCGGCAATGTCTTCGTCGCCTCCAGGGTCCGTTCGGTCGGGCTCAATCCGGCCAGGCTCGGTGGCCAGATGTGGGGGTTCGGGCCGCGCGGCGGCCTGACCTCCATCTGTTACGCCGGGGCGAACCTGGTCCCGGTCAACGCCGGTACGGACGCCGTCTACGCCTTCGCCGAGCGCGCGCGCAAGCAGGGCCGCCGCTGCTCCTCGATCGTCGGCCCGGCGGACGCGGTGGAGGTGCTCTGGGAGCGGCTGGAGCCGTACTGGGGGGCCGCCCGCGCGATCCGCTGGGCACAGCCGGTCATGGTGATCGCCGAGCCGTCGCCCGTCCCCGCCGACCCGCTGGTGCGGCGCGTCCGGCCCGACGAGTTCGACATCCTGCTTCCGGCCTGCGTGGCGATGTTCACCGAGGAGGTGGGCGTCTCCCCGGAGGCAGGGGACGGCGGTGCCCTCTACCGGTCCAGGGTCGCCGAGCTGATCAGGATCGGCAGGTCCTACGCCCGCATCGAGGGCGGCAGGGTCGTCTTCAAGGCCGAGATCGGCGCGGTGACGCCGCACGCCTGCCAGATCCAGGGGGTCTGGGTCCACCCCGACCTGCGCGGACGCGGCCACGCGGTGGCGGGGATGGCCGCGGTGGTCAAGCACGCGCTCGACTACTTCGCGCCGGTGGTCTCGCTGTACGTCAACGACTACAACGCCCCCGCCAGGGCCGCCTACCGCAGGGCCGGTTTCGCCGAGGTCGGCACCTTCATGTCGGTGCTCTTCTGA
- a CDS encoding HipA family kinase, translated as MLEAIKATRYVTPLREGGSLPGVMEADDLGTHVVKFRGAGQGRRVLVAEIVSAGLARRLGFRTPELKVIDVDPQLGAREPDEEIQDLLKASEGNNLAVDFLPGALGFEPLAWPPEPGFASRLIWFDALIHNVDRSWRNPNLLLWHGDTWLIDHGAALWFHHNWPSADPLRDFDASDHVMAPFATRVPEADAEFSEMITRDLLDGVVDEVPDEWLEDEPGFDGAQAVRQAYVEHLLARAQGPRTWLPRPSDQEPRQDQERKTGSVGAFWKDNR; from the coding sequence GTGCTTGAAGCGATCAAAGCCACCCGTTACGTGACACCGCTGCGCGAGGGCGGCTCGCTGCCCGGGGTGATGGAGGCTGACGACCTCGGCACCCACGTGGTGAAGTTCCGCGGCGCCGGGCAGGGTCGCCGGGTCCTGGTCGCGGAGATCGTGTCCGCGGGGCTGGCCCGGCGCCTGGGGTTCCGCACGCCCGAGCTGAAGGTGATCGACGTCGATCCGCAGCTCGGCGCCCGCGAGCCCGACGAGGAGATCCAGGACCTGCTCAAGGCCAGCGAGGGCAACAACCTGGCGGTCGACTTCCTGCCGGGCGCGCTGGGCTTCGAGCCGCTGGCCTGGCCCCCCGAGCCCGGGTTCGCCTCCCGCCTGATCTGGTTCGACGCGCTGATCCACAACGTCGACCGGAGCTGGCGCAACCCGAACCTGCTCCTGTGGCACGGCGACACCTGGCTGATCGACCACGGCGCCGCGCTCTGGTTCCACCACAACTGGCCCTCGGCCGACCCGTTGCGCGACTTCGACGCGAGCGACCACGTGATGGCCCCCTTCGCCACCCGGGTGCCCGAGGCCGACGCCGAGTTCAGCGAGATGATCACCAGGGACCTGCTCGACGGGGTGGTGGACGAGGTCCCCGACGAGTGGCTGGAGGACGAGCCGGGGTTCGACGGGGCGCAGGCCGTGCGGCAGGCGTACGTCGAGCACCTGCTGGCCCGAGCCCAGGGGCCGCGCACCTGGCTGCCGCGGCCGTCGGACCAGGAGCCCCGTCAGGACCAGGAGAGGAAGACCGGCTCGGTGGGCGCGTTCTGGAAGGACAACCGGTGA
- a CDS encoding alpha/beta hydrolase, whose amino-acid sequence MKKRVVGIAASIAMLAVAVGVPQGAVAQERQEREALVWGPCEGGASVTGAVLAPAGRVDNPMECATLRVPLDYANPSQTIGIALNRIRGKAVHDRLGALLVNPGGPGASGRDLVKGVAAGLPDGLADRFDVVGFDPRGVGASDPALKCVDPKKYYEAPRADQVPVTRHDESVLIGRARRYAQACGERWSWMLPHMTTENSARDMDLIREALGESKISFLGYSYGTYLGAVYATLFPDRLKRLVLDSVVDPRGIWYRSNLDQSIAFQDRHEDFLKWIARHNPVYRLGATERAVSFAWNAMRHRLADRPAGGVVGPSELDDVYTLGGYSDVVWPQLAKAFSAYVKKGEAAPLVNTYRKHAVNDAKDENNYAVYLAVQCRDAAWPRDWARWRADMTRANARAPFLTWPNAWYNAPCAFWPQPAGTPVQIHDDDKLPPILLIQGQRDAATPYAGAVRMRALFHRSRLLAVPGGNHGVALNGNACVDRRLAAYLRDGTLPGPRQASAPDARCPGIPAPVPVTAPATVRVPAGHTAERGDQSR is encoded by the coding sequence GTGAAGAAGAGGGTCGTCGGGATCGCCGCGAGCATCGCGATGCTGGCCGTGGCGGTGGGGGTGCCGCAGGGGGCGGTGGCCCAGGAGAGACAGGAGAGGGAGGCGCTGGTCTGGGGGCCCTGCGAGGGCGGGGCCTCGGTGACCGGGGCGGTGCTCGCTCCCGCCGGGCGGGTGGACAACCCGATGGAGTGCGCCACCCTGAGGGTGCCGCTCGACTACGCCAACCCGTCCCAGACCATCGGCATCGCCCTGAACCGGATCAGGGGGAAGGCCGTCCACGACCGTCTCGGCGCGCTGCTGGTCAACCCGGGTGGCCCCGGGGCGTCCGGCCGCGACCTGGTCAAGGGGGTCGCGGCGGGGCTTCCCGACGGCCTGGCCGACCGGTTCGACGTGGTCGGATTCGACCCGCGCGGGGTGGGGGCCAGCGATCCCGCGCTGAAGTGCGTCGACCCCAAGAAGTACTACGAGGCGCCCCGCGCCGACCAGGTGCCGGTCACCAGGCACGACGAGAGTGTGCTGATCGGCCGGGCCCGCAGGTACGCCCAGGCGTGCGGCGAGCGGTGGAGCTGGATGCTGCCGCACATGACCACCGAGAACTCCGCCAGGGACATGGACCTGATCAGGGAGGCGCTCGGTGAGTCGAAGATCAGCTTCCTGGGTTACTCGTACGGGACCTACCTCGGCGCGGTCTACGCGACGCTCTTCCCCGACCGGCTCAAGCGGCTCGTCCTGGACAGCGTGGTCGATCCGCGAGGTATCTGGTACCGCTCGAACCTCGACCAGAGCATCGCCTTCCAGGACAGGCACGAGGACTTCCTGAAGTGGATCGCCCGCCACAACCCGGTCTACCGGCTCGGCGCCACCGAGAGGGCGGTCTCCTTCGCCTGGAACGCCATGCGGCACCGGCTGGCCGACCGCCCGGCCGGAGGGGTGGTCGGCCCGAGCGAGCTCGACGACGTCTACACTCTGGGCGGCTATTCCGACGTCGTCTGGCCGCAACTGGCCAAGGCCTTCTCCGCCTACGTCAAGAAGGGGGAGGCGGCCCCCCTGGTCAACACCTACCGCAAGCACGCGGTGAACGACGCCAAGGACGAGAACAACTACGCGGTCTACCTCGCGGTGCAGTGCCGCGACGCCGCCTGGCCGCGCGACTGGGCGCGCTGGCGGGCCGACATGACCAGGGCCAACGCCAGGGCGCCCTTCCTCACCTGGCCCAACGCCTGGTACAACGCGCCGTGCGCGTTCTGGCCCCAGCCGGCCGGGACCCCCGTACAGATTCACGACGACGACAAGCTGCCGCCGATCCTGCTGATCCAGGGGCAGCGCGACGCCGCCACCCCGTACGCCGGGGCGGTGCGGATGCGCGCCCTGTTCCACCGATCCCGGCTGCTGGCCGTGCCCGGCGGCAACCACGGGGTCGCGCTCAACGGGAACGCCTGCGTCGACCGGCGCCTGGCCGCCTACCTCAGGGACGGCACCCTTCCCGGCCCTCGCCAGGCCTCCGCCCCGGATGCCCGGTGCCCGGGAATCCCCGCGCCCGTACCGGTGACCGCCCCCGCGACCGTCCGCGTGCCCGCCGGGCACACGGCGGAAAGAGGTGACCAAAGCAGGTAG
- a CDS encoding DUF3037 domain-containing protein codes for MRDVYEYAVIRVIPRVERGELINAGVLLYCQPRSYLCARVELDEARLRALDTGVDLDGVRDALGAYQRTCDSDSGPLTKEPLGSRFRWLTAPRSTIVQTGPVHAGLTADPEAELEHLVTRLVRSP; via the coding sequence GTGAGGGACGTCTACGAGTACGCGGTCATCCGGGTCATCCCCCGCGTGGAGCGCGGCGAGCTGATCAACGCCGGCGTGCTGCTCTACTGCCAGCCCCGCAGCTACCTGTGCGCCCGCGTGGAGCTGGACGAGGCGCGCCTGCGCGCCCTCGACACCGGCGTGGACCTCGACGGGGTACGGGACGCGCTCGGCGCCTACCAGCGCACCTGCGACAGCGACTCGGGGCCCCTGACCAAGGAGCCGCTGGGCAGCCGCTTCCGCTGGCTGACCGCCCCGCGCAGCACGATCGTGCAGACCGGCCCGGTCCACGCCGGTCTCACCGCCGACCCGGAGGCGGAGCTGGAGCACCTCGTGACCCGTCTGGTCCGCAGCCCCTGA